A window of Metabacillus sp. B2-18 contains these coding sequences:
- a CDS encoding Hsp20/alpha crystallin family protein has product MFPWNNKQFPFDQSGFMKHLNKMNPKDVESYIQNVMKNVFSGDFTQGFPFQGNMTGNDPSGFPFQGDFSKSETQVKPQPEIFETNDFVYVKLPLSSKDNKNLKLQHTNHQLILINYPKENEQSKYMLPSPVKRKGTRARFLDDYLEIQFIRLDESNISEIDISY; this is encoded by the coding sequence ATGTTTCCTTGGAATAATAAACAATTTCCATTTGATCAATCCGGTTTTATGAAGCATTTAAACAAGATGAATCCAAAAGACGTCGAATCCTATATTCAAAACGTTATGAAAAATGTTTTTAGTGGAGATTTTACACAGGGATTTCCTTTTCAAGGTAATATGACAGGTAACGATCCTTCAGGATTTCCTTTTCAAGGAGATTTCTCAAAAAGTGAGACGCAAGTGAAGCCCCAGCCGGAAATCTTTGAAACAAATGATTTTGTTTATGTAAAGCTTCCCTTGTCAAGCAAAGATAACAAGAATTTAAAATTACAACACACAAATCATCAGCTTATTCTTATAAACTACCCTAAAGAAAATGAACAATCTAAATACATGTTGCCAAGCCCTGTTAAGAGAAAGGGAACTCGAGCACGATTTTTAGATGATTACCTTGAAATTCAATTTATTCGATTAGATGAAAGTAATATTTCTGAAATAGATATTTCATATTAA
- a CDS encoding IS1182 family transposase produces the protein MIQQQQTMMFSPYVALYDIVVPQDNMLRRIKDLIDFSFIYEELKDKYCLDNGRNAIDPIRMFKYLFLKTIHDVSDVDIIERSKYDMSFKYFLDMAPEEAVIDSSSLTKFRKLRLKDMNLLDMLINKTVEIAIEKEIIKSKSIIVDATHTKARYNQMTPKEILMERSKNLRKAIYKINESMKKKFPVKPNNDLLEDEITYSQELIEVIEKEESLLEYPKVKEHLNLLKEAVADDIEQLQSMNDLDAKVGHKAADSSFFGYKTHLAMSEERIITAATITTGEKNDGKELQTLVEKSIDAGMEIETVIGDTAYSEKDNIQYSKENGIKLVSKLNPSITQGTRKKEDEFEFNKDAGMYVCKAGHMAVRKARQGKKGVGKNQVDTYYFNVEKCKRCPFREGCYKEGAKSKTYSVSLKSDQHSSQAQFQKSVYFKEKSKERYKIEAKNSELKHRHGYNVAKSSGLISMELQGAMAIFTVNIKRILKLLG, from the coding sequence ATGATACAACAACAACAAACAATGATGTTTAGTCCATATGTGGCTCTATATGATATCGTCGTTCCTCAGGATAATATGTTACGAAGAATTAAGGATCTAATTGACTTTTCTTTTATTTACGAAGAATTAAAGGATAAATATTGTCTAGATAATGGGCGGAATGCGATAGATCCTATTCGCATGTTTAAATATTTGTTTTTGAAAACCATTCATGATGTTTCAGATGTTGATATTATCGAGCGTTCAAAATATGATATGTCCTTCAAATATTTTTTGGATATGGCTCCGGAGGAAGCCGTTATTGATTCAAGTTCTTTGACAAAGTTTCGTAAGCTTAGGTTAAAAGACATGAACTTATTAGACATGCTTATCAATAAGACAGTGGAGATTGCCATTGAGAAAGAGATTATTAAAAGCAAGTCCATTATTGTAGATGCCACCCATACAAAGGCGAGATATAATCAAATGACTCCAAAAGAAATACTAATGGAGCGCTCCAAAAACCTCAGAAAAGCAATTTATAAAATTAACGAGAGTATGAAGAAGAAATTCCCCGTAAAGCCAAACAATGATCTACTTGAAGATGAGATTACTTATTCCCAAGAGCTCATTGAAGTGATTGAAAAGGAAGAAAGCCTTTTAGAGTATCCAAAAGTCAAGGAACATCTTAATCTCCTGAAAGAAGCCGTTGCAGATGATATCGAACAGCTACAGTCCATGAATGATCTAGATGCCAAAGTCGGACACAAAGCAGCTGACTCATCATTCTTTGGCTATAAAACTCATCTGGCGATGAGTGAAGAGCGAATTATTACAGCCGCAACGATTACAACCGGAGAAAAAAATGATGGAAAAGAGCTACAGACACTTGTTGAGAAAAGTATAGATGCAGGAATGGAAATTGAAACGGTTATTGGGGATACTGCGTATTCTGAGAAAGACAACATTCAATATAGTAAGGAAAATGGAATTAAACTGGTCTCAAAATTAAATCCTTCCATAACTCAGGGTACCCGAAAAAAAGAGGATGAATTTGAATTCAATAAGGATGCGGGCATGTATGTCTGCAAGGCAGGGCATATGGCTGTACGGAAAGCTAGGCAAGGTAAAAAAGGAGTAGGCAAAAACCAAGTTGATACCTACTATTTTAATGTTGAAAAATGCAAGAGATGTCCTTTCAGAGAAGGGTGCTACAAAGAGGGAGCCAAAAGTAAAACATATTCTGTTTCCCTTAAGTCTGATCAACATTCATCCCAAGCACAATTCCAGAAAAGTGTATATTTTAAGGAAAAGTCTAAAGAGCGTTATAAAATTGAAGCGAAAAATAGTGAATTAAAACACAGACACGGGTATAATGTGGCAAAATCCTCGGGTCTAATTAGCATGGAGTTGCAAGGCGCCATGGCTATATTTACGGTAAACATTAAAAGAATTCTAAAGCTACTAGGGTAA